Genomic DNA from Desulfuromonas versatilis:
ACTTCAAGGAAACCACTGCTGCCGATTCTCCGAACATCCGGGTCCTGGACCTCCCTCCCGGCCAGGCCGGTTCCCTGCAAATGGGCGGCAGCGGAAATTTCTCCCTCGATCCTCGGCAGCTTTATGCCGTGGGGGATTCTCGGGGAGAAATCAAACTTTCCGGTGATGAGGAAGCTCGCGTGGTTTTTTCCACCACGACCGCCGGGGGCCTGGTGGTGGAAAAGATCTATACCTTTGCCGGCAACAGCTACGCTTTTGACCTTAAAGTCAGGGTAGCCAACCAGGGGAACGACTTCCTGCGCGGCAACCTGGAATTGACCCTGGTACATCCCTGGGACGAAGAGACTAAAGGCGACCGTTTCTCCTTCCACGGCCCTTCCACTCTGGTGGGTGACAAGCTGGTTAAGGACGAGCCCGAAGATCTCGCTCAGGACGGTGCCAAAAGTTACGGGGAGGCGCGCTGGAGCGCCTTTGAGACCAAGTACTTCATGTCGGCATTGGTGCCGCTGGATGGCGCCGGCGAGCAACTGCGAGTGGCTCTTAAGCAGGGGGTTGTGGAAAATGGCTTTTCCACGCCCCAGGTCGATCTGAGGGCCGGCGAAGGGGCTGAATATAGCTACCTGGCTTATTTCGGGCCAAGGGACCTGGATATCCTCCAGGAAGTTGATCATGAGCTTGCCCGGGCCATCGATTTCGGTTTTTTCACCGTGGTGGCAACACCGCTGCTTCACGCTCTTAAATTCTTTTACGGTTACATCGGCAATTATGGGATTGCCATCATCCTCATTACGGTCATTCTCAAGTTGATTTTCTGGCCCCTGACCCAGAAAAGCTACACCTCGATGAAGGCCATGCAGAAACTGCAGCCTGAAATGGCCAAATTGCGGGAGAAATTCAAGAACGACAAGCAGAAGCTGAATATGGAGCTCATGCAGCTCTACAAGCAGAACCGGGTAAACCCCCTGGGGGGGTGTCTCCCCATGTTGATTCAGATCCCGGTTTTCTTCGCCCTGTACAAGGTGCTCATGGACACCATTGATCTGCGGCATGCGCCTTTTGCCCTGTGGCTTACCGACCTATCCGCCAAGGATCCCTATTACATCACGCCGCTGATCATGGGGGCCACCATGTTCATTCAGCAGAAGATGACCCCGAGCACCATGGACCCGGCCCAGGCGAAGATGTTCATGCTGATGCCCGTGATCTTCACCTTTTTGTTCCTCAATTTTCCCTCCGGTCTGGTTATTTACTGGCTGGTCAATAACTTGTTGACCATTCTCCAGCAATACCTGATCAAGCGGCAGGCCTGATAGAATCATGCTCCGCGGTATTCTGGAAGTGGATATAACCGCCGCCACCCTCGAGGTGGCGGTGGAGCAGGCTCTTGGGGAATTGGGCTGCAGCAGAGCCGAAGTCGAAACAACTATCATCGAGGCCCCCGTAAGGGGGTTTTTCGGTTTATTCGGGAAGCGTCCCTGTCGGGTAAGGGTCAAACTCACCGATCCCGCCTTCGTGGCAAGGCGGATCGCCGAAGTACTGCTTGGCAAAGCCGGGATTGAAGGGACTGTTCAGGTATTTCCGGTTCGCCAGAGGATCGAGCTGCAGATCGACTGTGCCGAGCCCGCCCTGCTCATCGGCAGACACGGACAGACCCTTGAGGCACTTCAATGCCTTGTTCAGACTTTGGTCAATCGGTGGGGGGGCAGCCCCATGCCG
This window encodes:
- the yidC gene encoding membrane protein insertase YidC; translation: MENKNTVIALVLMLAVWLGFSFLFPSQEPAPETVGQPQAQTSTAVDFAPSKQDQLAVPPVAMPEPVGERVEVVVENDLFRAVLSNAGGVVTQFELKNFKETTAADSPNIRVLDLPPGQAGSLQMGGSGNFSLDPRQLYAVGDSRGEIKLSGDEEARVVFSTTTAGGLVVEKIYTFAGNSYAFDLKVRVANQGNDFLRGNLELTLVHPWDEETKGDRFSFHGPSTLVGDKLVKDEPEDLAQDGAKSYGEARWSAFETKYFMSALVPLDGAGEQLRVALKQGVVENGFSTPQVDLRAGEGAEYSYLAYFGPRDLDILQEVDHELARAIDFGFFTVVATPLLHALKFFYGYIGNYGIAIILITVILKLIFWPLTQKSYTSMKAMQKLQPEMAKLREKFKNDKQKLNMELMQLYKQNRVNPLGGCLPMLIQIPVFFALYKVLMDTIDLRHAPFALWLTDLSAKDPYYITPLIMGATMFIQQKMTPSTMDPAQAKMFMLMPVIFTFLFLNFPSGLVIYWLVNNLLTILQQYLIKRQA
- the jag gene encoding RNA-binding cell elongation regulator Jag/EloR — protein: MLRGILEVDITAATLEVAVEQALGELGCSRAEVETTIIEAPVRGFFGLFGKRPCRVRVKLTDPAFVARRIAEVLLGKAGIEGTVQVFPVRQRIELQIDCAEPALLIGRHGQTLEALQCLVQTLVNRWGGSPMPLTVDVNRYRARRRASLERLARRLATRARISGEPAPLPALSLPEQSLVHQVVSQERGVAARSVGNGPQRRLVVLPQS